A region from the Microbacterium lacus genome encodes:
- a CDS encoding DNA-3-methyladenine glycosylase I produces MRVRGASYAERVSADVRVGADGRPRCGWVGEDAEYIRYHDEEWGVPLHGDRALFEKMSLEGFQAGLSWITILRKRPRFREVFEGFEPEAVAAFGEDDVERLMTDAGIIRNRAKIHATISNARLLLGMAPGDLDALLWSFAPGPGRQRPDSFAEVPAVTAESQAMSTALRKRGFRFVGPTTMYALMQSTGMVDDHVSGCWRTAMLTA; encoded by the coding sequence ATGCGTGTCCGTGGAGCGTCCTACGCTGAGCGGGTGAGTGCAGATGTGCGCGTGGGCGCCGATGGACGACCGCGATGCGGGTGGGTCGGTGAAGATGCGGAGTACATCCGCTACCACGACGAGGAGTGGGGCGTCCCCCTGCACGGCGACCGAGCGCTGTTCGAGAAGATGAGCCTCGAGGGGTTCCAGGCGGGCCTCAGCTGGATCACGATCCTGCGCAAGCGGCCGCGCTTCCGCGAGGTCTTCGAGGGCTTCGAGCCGGAGGCGGTCGCGGCGTTCGGTGAGGACGATGTCGAACGGCTGATGACGGATGCCGGCATCATCCGCAACCGCGCCAAGATCCACGCCACGATCTCCAACGCTCGATTGCTGCTCGGAATGGCGCCCGGTGACCTCGACGCGTTGCTGTGGTCGTTCGCGCCGGGCCCGGGGCGGCAGCGACCGGACTCGTTCGCCGAGGTCCCGGCGGTCACCGCCGAGTCGCAGGCGATGAGCACGGCGTTGCGGAAGCGTGGCTTCCGGTTCGTCGGGCCGACGACGATGTACGCGCTCATGCAATCGACCGGGATGGTCGACGACCACGTGTCCGGGTGTTGGCGGACCGCGATGTTGACTGCGTGA
- a CDS encoding TA system VapC family ribonuclease toxin, protein MTRHLLDVNVVIALIDPLHVHHDRAHRWFTARESAPWHTSPTVQNGVVRVVSNPKYPNSQPAPVVLASLASLAARDDHAFLPDSVSLLDGSVHTERLLASSQVTDTYLLHLASSNDAMLATFDTRIVTSAVPSGAQVVALIP, encoded by the coding sequence ATGACCCGCCACCTCCTCGACGTCAACGTCGTCATCGCTCTGATCGACCCCCTGCACGTGCATCACGATCGCGCGCACCGATGGTTCACGGCGCGCGAGAGCGCCCCATGGCACACCAGTCCGACCGTCCAGAACGGCGTCGTGCGCGTCGTGAGCAACCCGAAATACCCGAACAGTCAGCCCGCGCCGGTGGTCCTTGCGAGTCTGGCCAGTCTCGCGGCGCGGGACGATCACGCCTTCCTTCCCGACTCGGTGAGCCTTCTCGACGGCTCCGTGCACACCGAGCGGCTGCTGGCCAGCTCGCAGGTCACCGACACGTACCTGCTGCACCTCGCGTCATCGAACGACGCGATGCTCGCGACCTTCGACACGCGCATCGTGACCTCGGCCGTGCCGAGCGGTGCGCAGGTGGTCGCGCTGATCCCCTGA
- a CDS encoding excinuclease ABC subunit UvrA has protein sequence MTQSTHIADSHEKIRVVGARENNLKNVDVEIPKRRLTVFTGVSGSGKSSLVFGTIANESQRLINETYPTFVQQFMGQLSRPEVDALENVSPAIIVDQERMGSNARSTVGTATDAHAMLRILFSRLGQPHVGSPQAFSFNIPSVSGAGAVTFEKGGKQVKERRSFEITGGMCPRCEGLGEASDVDLDELFDRSKSLAEGAIKIPGYSVDGWMVRGFTESGFVDPNKPIKDYSAQELADFLYKEPTKVKIQNINMTYEGLIPKITKSMLQKDRDALQPHIRAFVERAVKFTACPECEGTRLNEGARSSKIRGKSIADAAAMQITDLAAWLATIDDPEVAPLMQGLRATIDSFVDIGLGYLSLDRSSGTLSGGESQRTKMIRHLGSALTDISYVFDEPTAGLHPHDIQRMNALLKLLRDKGNTVLVVEHKPEVIEIADHVVDLGPGAGRAGGEIRYQGDVAGLRASDTLTGRHLDHRARLKESTRTATGALEIRGATQHNLKNVDVDIPLGILTVVTGVAGSGKSSLIHGNVPRFDDVVVVDQAPIKGSRRSSPATYTGILDAIRAAFAKANGVKPALFSANSEGACPACRGLGVIITTLGFTPTVETLCELCGGSGFSDEVLEYTLDGRNIAEVLAMSAAEAEEFFGGSKAVAAAARTTLARMSDVGLGYITLGQALNTLSGGERQRLKLAISMAKKGAIYVLDEPTTGLHLADVDNMLAMLDRLVDAGNSVIVIEHHQAVMAHADWIIDIGPGAGHDGGTIVFEGTPADLVGSADTLTARHLKAYVGA, from the coding sequence ATGACGCAGAGCACCCACATCGCCGATTCGCACGAGAAGATCCGGGTGGTCGGCGCGCGCGAGAACAACCTCAAGAACGTCGACGTCGAGATACCGAAGCGCCGCCTCACGGTCTTCACCGGGGTGAGCGGCTCGGGCAAGTCCTCGCTCGTGTTCGGGACGATCGCGAACGAGTCGCAGCGTCTGATCAACGAGACCTATCCGACGTTCGTCCAGCAGTTCATGGGTCAGCTCAGCCGCCCCGAGGTCGACGCGCTGGAGAACGTGAGTCCCGCGATCATCGTCGATCAGGAGCGCATGGGGTCCAACGCCCGCTCCACGGTCGGCACGGCAACCGACGCGCACGCGATGCTGCGGATCCTGTTCAGCCGGCTCGGGCAGCCGCACGTCGGGTCCCCTCAGGCGTTCTCCTTCAACATCCCCTCCGTCTCCGGTGCGGGCGCCGTGACGTTCGAGAAGGGCGGGAAGCAGGTCAAGGAGCGTCGCTCGTTCGAGATCACCGGCGGCATGTGCCCGCGGTGCGAAGGGCTCGGCGAGGCGAGCGACGTCGACCTGGACGAGCTGTTCGACCGCAGCAAGTCGCTCGCCGAGGGGGCGATCAAGATCCCCGGCTACAGCGTGGACGGCTGGATGGTGCGCGGGTTCACCGAGTCGGGCTTCGTCGATCCGAACAAGCCGATCAAGGACTACTCCGCGCAGGAGCTCGCGGACTTCCTCTACAAGGAGCCGACGAAGGTCAAGATCCAGAACATCAACATGACGTACGAGGGGCTCATCCCCAAGATCACCAAGTCGATGCTCCAGAAGGACCGGGATGCGCTGCAACCGCACATCCGCGCGTTCGTCGAGCGCGCGGTGAAGTTCACCGCCTGCCCCGAGTGCGAGGGCACGCGGCTGAACGAGGGCGCGCGCTCGTCGAAGATCCGCGGGAAGAGCATCGCGGATGCCGCGGCCATGCAGATCACCGACCTGGCGGCGTGGCTGGCCACGATCGACGACCCCGAGGTCGCCCCGCTCATGCAGGGGCTGCGCGCGACGATCGACTCGTTCGTCGACATCGGACTCGGCTACCTCTCGCTCGACCGCTCCTCCGGCACGCTCTCCGGCGGGGAGTCCCAGCGGACGAAGATGATCCGCCACCTGGGTTCGGCCCTCACCGACATCAGCTACGTGTTCGACGAGCCGACCGCGGGACTCCACCCGCATGACATCCAGCGCATGAACGCGCTGCTCAAGCTCCTCCGCGACAAGGGCAACACGGTGCTCGTCGTCGAGCACAAGCCCGAGGTCATCGAGATCGCCGACCACGTCGTCGACCTCGGCCCGGGCGCCGGGCGAGCGGGAGGCGAGATCCGCTACCAGGGAGATGTCGCCGGCCTCCGCGCGTCGGACACCCTCACCGGGCGCCACCTCGATCACCGGGCGAGGCTGAAGGAGTCGACCCGCACCGCGACCGGAGCGCTGGAGATCCGCGGGGCGACCCAGCACAACCTGAAGAACGTCGATGTGGACATCCCCCTCGGCATCCTCACGGTCGTCACCGGCGTCGCCGGTTCCGGCAAGTCCTCGCTCATCCACGGGAACGTGCCACGCTTCGACGATGTCGTGGTCGTCGATCAGGCGCCGATCAAGGGGTCCCGCCGCAGCAGTCCGGCGACCTACACCGGGATCCTCGACGCGATCCGTGCAGCGTTCGCGAAGGCGAACGGCGTGAAGCCGGCCCTGTTCAGCGCGAACTCCGAGGGCGCGTGCCCCGCGTGCCGTGGGCTCGGGGTGATCATCACGACGCTCGGCTTCACGCCGACCGTGGAGACCCTGTGCGAACTGTGCGGCGGATCCGGGTTCAGCGACGAAGTGCTCGAATACACGCTCGACGGGCGCAACATCGCCGAGGTGCTCGCGATGTCCGCGGCAGAGGCAGAGGAGTTCTTCGGCGGGTCCAAGGCGGTCGCGGCGGCGGCCCGCACGACGCTCGCGCGCATGAGCGACGTCGGACTTGGCTACATCACGCTCGGTCAGGCCCTCAACACGCTGTCCGGCGGCGAGCGACAGCGGCTCAAGCTCGCGATCTCGATGGCGAAGAAAGGCGCGATCTACGTTCTCGACGAGCCGACGACCGGTCTGCACCTCGCCGACGTCGACAACATGCTCGCGATGCTCGATCGG